One genomic region from Pyxicephalus adspersus chromosome 1, UCB_Pads_2.0, whole genome shotgun sequence encodes:
- the LOC140321969 gene encoding multidrug and toxin extrusion protein 2-like, which translates to MTRHEEAKEISPLSGKPHGIKKLFHQLVPYGFWYEAKPQLGLAIPVCLSQMMIWLVMVVSSVFCGHLGKIELDSVTLATAVLNISGVSIAYGMSAACDTLMSQTFGSKNLKRVGTILQRGILILMLCCFPCWAILINTEQLLILCKQNPEIARLTQKYVMIFLPALPAVFLQELQIRYLQNQGIIWPQFFNGLAVNIINAVLNAIFLFVFKMGIGGSAWANTISQWAMSLTLFTYIVCKKIHVDTWGGWSTDCLQEWDIFIYLAIPGMLMLCVEWWSFEIGNFLAGLISVVQLGGQAILMELATMVIMLPIGFGTAANVRIGNALGAGDVKQAKKSCKVVFCCSVLGCLLVSSAILALKNVIGYMFTTDREIIALVSKLMIIFSIFHLCDGTNAVCGGIFRGTGRQKIGAITNIFGFYLIGIPVGLSLMFAAKFGVIGLWIGMFCPVLLQTCIYLPYIYRMNWDKACEEARIRAGVKPLKVPDPRISQSDCLKTEFGLVENGNTTSDSNLTFALHDMASGDDYTKQLELKEDSPIETTNVVGEILSTKQLIIRRGLALLLSISILIIGIIIKLVTFKR; encoded by the exons tgCTTATCTCAAATGATGATATGGCTTGTAATGGTTGTGAGTTCCGTGTTCTGTGGCCATTTAGGAAAGATTGAATTGGATTCTGTTACACTTGCTACAGCT GTTTTAAATATAAGTGGTGTATCAATTGCTTATGGAATGAGTGCTGCATGTGACACACTGATGTCccag aCATTTGGCAGCAAGAATTTGAAACGAGTGGGAACAATTCTGCAGAGAGGAATTCTTATTCTCATGTTGTGCTGCTTCCCTTGCTGGGCAATACTTATCAATACAGAACAGCTACTAATACTGTGCAAACAGAACCCAGAAATTGCCAG gTTAACACAGAAATATGTCATGATCTTTTTACCAGCTTtacct GCAGTATTTCTTCAGGAGCTCCAAATAAGATATTTACAAAATCAG ggtatTATATGGCCCCAGTTTTTCAACGGTTTAGCAGTTAACATCATCAATGCTGTACTCAATGCTATTTTCTTGTTTGTCTTTAAGATGGGAATCGG aggttcAGCATGGGCAAACACAATTTCCCAGTGGGCAATGTCACTTACACTGTTTACGTAcatagtttgtaaaaaaatacatgtggACACATGGGGAG GATGGTCCACAGACTGCCTACAGGAGTGGGATATATTCATATACCTTGCTATTCCTGGCATGCTAATGCTTTGCGTTGAATGGTGGAGCTTTGAAATCGGAAACTTTTTAGCAG GGCTTATTAGCGTTGTGCAGCTGGGAGGACAAGCCATTCTTATGGAGCTGGCAACAATGGTCATAATG CTTCCCATTGGCTTTGGCACAGCAGCCAATGTCAGGATTGGAAATGCTTTAGGAGCTGGGGATGTCAAACAGGCCAAAAAGTCTTGCAAAGTTGTATTTTGCTGCTCAG TTCTTGGATGCTTGTTGGTCAGCAGTGCTATACTTGCACTGAAAAATGTCATTGGTTATATGTTTACAACTGATCG GGAAATTATTGCTTTGGTTTCAAAACTCATGAtcatattttctatatttcacCTGTGCGATGGTACAAAC GCAGTATGCGGTGGAATATTTAGAGGAACAGGAAGACAAAAAATTGGAgccattacaaatatttttggtttttactTAATTGGGATTCCAGTTGGATTATCACTGATGTTTGCAGCAAAATTTGGGGTTATAG GTCTATGGATTGGAATGTTTTGTCCAGTGTTGTTGCAAACTTGCATCTATTTACCCTATATCTATCGTATGAATTGGGATAAGGCCTGCGAAGAG GCCAGAATTAGAGCTGGAGTGAAGCCACTGAAAGTCCCTGATCCCAGAATATCACAATCAGATTGTTTGAAAACTGAATTTGGCTTGGTGGAAAATG GTAACACAACATCTGATTCAAACTTAACTTTTGCCTTGCATGACATGGCCTCTGGAGACGATTATACAAAGCAACTGGAGTTAAAAGAAGATTCACCAATTGAAACAACTAATGTTGTAGGTGAAATCCTCTCCACTAAACAGCTGATTATCCGGAGGGGTTTAGCATTGCTTCTATCTATTAGCATACTTATAattggtatcataattaaattaGTTACTTTCAAAAGGTAA